From Zea mays cultivar B73 chromosome 3, Zm-B73-REFERENCE-NAM-5.0, whole genome shotgun sequence:
gttgcagagggaGGCGCGTGAGCTGCTGCGCACGGATGGGAGGGCGAGCTGTGTGAGCGAGCTGGAAACGGAGCAGCTCCGTCCCATTGATTTTTTGGAGTAGGATGGTTCTGAATCTAAGGAGAATATTCTTTAATTGGAGCTActccgttctagttactttgtaatCAAATAACAACAAAACTAGAACATAACCGTTCCGTTCTACTTGCTTTTCAACCAAAGCAACAGTACCCACCCCATCCCTGGCCCCGCTCCCGCACCGCAGCGCATCCGCCCCCAAAATTTGAAATCACGACTGGGAGGGATCCCGAACGACGGTCCAAAATTTTCCCTACCCAACCCCCTCTATCCATCCTGTCCCGTTCCgctccgccgccgccgtcgaccgCACGAGATGCCGCCGGCCGAGGACGCCCCACCGCAGACCCCCCCTCCCGCGCGCTGGACGGCGGCCGGGTCGCGGGTGCTGCTGCAGTCTCCGCCTCCAGCGTTCCCGCTCGGATCCAATGACGACCAGCAAgaacgcgcccgcgcccgcgcggcggcgcgtGCCGCCTCCGTCCGCCGCCGATCCCTCGCCGCCTCCATTGCGCCCTCCAAGGACCCGCGCCACGACCTCCTCAACCGCGAGCAGGTCATGGACCTCTTCCATAACTGTATCAAGCTCGCATCGGAGAACGTAGGTGCCTAGCCCGCCTCCTAAACCTAGCCCGCTCCATTCCTCTCGCTAAGCTTCTTCGTTGCGTTCTTTCTGGGGAAATTTCGGCAGAAAATTAACCAGAAGAACACGTGGGAGCTAGGCCTAATCGATCATCTCAGCGAGATCATCCAAGCGGGggtggacgaggacgaggagaccAACTTTCAGAAGGTACCGACCTGCAAAGATCTCCCATTTCCTCCTCTCTTTGTAGCCTTCTTAGTACAAATTTGTCTAGAGGGAGATTCGTCTACTGTATTTGAATTTGTTGGCAATAATGTGGTACTTTTATGGAACAGGCAAGCTGCACACTGGAGGCGGGGGTCAAGATATATTCACTTCGTGTGGATTCAGTGCACTCCGAGGCTTACAAGGTGCTTGGTGGGATAAACCGTGCCGGAAGGGGTGAAGAGGCTGGTGAGGGTGCACTGGAATTTTAATGGATTCTGATGTGTACCACTTTGATTGCAGTTTTACTTCTTTATTAGGGAGCTGTATCCAGTGCAAATTACATGCTCTTATGCCGAGTATGGCTGAATTGCTCGAGTTACAAATTCAAAAAGAATGACCTATACATGATAGGTTCATGATTTTGCTGGAAATCTATGCTGCTTCATTATGGTCTTCTGGTTTGGTGCTTGACGAAAAAGATTTGGAGAAAGGAAAAAAACTGCACTTTTTTTTTTGCTTTTTGTCTTCATCCAGTGCAAATTGGTCTATGCTGGGTATCACTAAACTTGAGTTAAAAACTCTAAAGtaagggggtgtttgtttgggattataatctcaAACACCCCTAAGTTGGCATGCAGTGTGGTTTTATGAGTTAATGGAAAGGTCACTGttctaagggcctgtttggaagCACCCAGTTTTTAGAAACTGGTTTATGAAACCGGAGTACTTCCAAACAATACTAGTTCATGTCCTAGTTTCTAGTTTATAGAAACTGGATTCctagtttcttaaaaaccaagaagcCTGCATCCCCTAGCTAAAACCAAATTTTGTCTGTTTAATAACATTATTCCCTTGTTTATTTCATGGAATTTACATCTATTGCCACCACTTTTTAAAATAGAGGAAGGTTAGGCTAGTCAATGCATATGCAAAAAACTAGAAACTGGTTTCTTAGAAACCGGGTTCCAAACACCCTCACCCAATTTTTATTTAAAAACGAGTTTATAGCAAATGGTTTCTTAAAAACCGACATGCTTCCAAACAGGCACTAACTTGATTGGAAGATTAAATATGTTTTAAAACCTTTTCATTGTTACCCATGTTAGAACTGTCCTGTTTTTTGGTATTCCTTGGGTGAAATTGATCAACTTACATTGATATGTTACACAGCTTTACACAACCTGTGCACTCACAGATTATGAACCTTCTGCAAAACACTGTTTATGAAATTGGGAACATTTGCTGTTTTCTTACTGTTTTTGTGCTTAAAATTTGAGAAGCACTGTTTTGCACTTTGGGATGGCACTGTGGCAGTTTTGGGTCAGTGCTCTGCATGATTTTGGGTCCAGTGGATTCGGGTTTAGGGACCCAAATTTTATTGGGTTTGGTTTCCACCCGCGGATGTATAATGGAGGTCCAAAATAGTACATTTTAAGTAAAAACTCATTTGTTTTGTTAATAATTTGTTTATGTAAGCTATTAAGTTTATTCTAAGTTGAGTCATGAAATTATTTGTTCTTTATTGCCTTTTGCTTATATATGTGAATATGTAATATGTATCATGCATGAGTTACTAGAAATTCCTTAATGTCTTTTGTATATTGCTATATAGTGGTGGTTTTTGGTTTTTTTGGATCCACTGGGTTTGGTTTTGGGTTTGGATTATCACCTGAAAcggtgtttggggtggttttgggttctggGTTCAAGTCCACAGTCTCCACCTGATCCAAATCCACCTTGCCATCCCTATTTGCACTCCTGTTTTACAGTATTATCCTTAGATAATGTAATGCTGTTTCATGATGATGCTCTGAGTTGGTTGTTGCCATTAAAGATTTGGAGGAAGGCAGCAATGTTGAACCTGCACAGGATGAAGCAATCAATAAAAAGGATGCTGATAGGAGGGTACAACATTTTGAATGGAGTACTTAGTTCTTCACTTCAATTCTGCTTCATTATGTTAATGCCTTTCCATTTGTGCAGATTTCACCTGCTTCAACGTTGGAGTCGTCATTTGAGGCTCTCAATGTAAAGAAATTTGATGGTAAGTTTCAAGTTTATTCTCACTATCTCTTGTTGAAAATTATTCTACCATGGAGCTGAAATGCGTGCTTACTACTAGTTGCTTTCACGGTGGATCCTCTATACCATCAAACTACCGCTCAGTTTGATGAAGGTGGGGCAAAGGGCCTTTTGTTGTATAACCTTGGAGTTTATGGTAGCTGCCGTGTGCTGTTCGATTCATTTGAAGCTCCAGACAAATGCATCTTAAGTGATATGCAAACTGAGCAGGCTGAGACAATTGACCTTTCATTTGCTAAAGGTAATATTATTAGTCCGTTGCTTGGTTCTCTTTATGATCTTTGCATCTTGCTTTCAATGGGGTGTCAGTTAGGTTTGTACTCTTGGACAGAGCAAATTGAGGAAATGGTCACTCAAATGCGTCTATGTAATGATATTTCTCCAACCCTGAGGGATATTGTTGCTCAATTTGATGAAGAAAACCAAAGGCCATCACATAGGTTATCTCCTGGTCAAATGCCAGTAATGGAAGATCAGATGGATGATGGTAATGAAGCAGACGATAACGATAGCATGCTACCTGATTCTGGAACTTGGGATTTTGGTGATTGTCATGACCATGAGGATACATATGATCAAAACTGTAATCCAATGGATTCCATCTCAACAAACTTTCAAGAGGTATTTTCCTGCAGACTAGGTAAAATTTGGCAAAAATTGTCGTGGAAATACAAGTTAATTGCAGAACAAAGCCAAATATTTCCAAAATATTTGTGCTAACTAAACATGTCGCTGCATCTGGATGCTTACTACAGATTCTCTGTTTGCCATCCATCTAATATGTTGAGATTGAATTGCTTGTCAAAACTTATTTTGCAATTATGTCCATATGCAGGAATTCAATGAATACACTGTTGAGATTCCTCAGGGTACTATTGTAAACGATAGAGTTGACAAAATTGCATCTCTTGTGTTACTTGGCATGGCCTCATCAAAAGCAAATGCTTGGGCAGGACCTGAGCACTGGAAATATCGGAAAGCTAAAGGTACTGTATCGGTAGGTAGTCCACTTGGTTTTTACCAAGGTAGCATTGTTTAATGTTTGAGCTTGCATTTTTCTAGATTTGGAGGCTGCTCCAACTTCATCAGGTGATTCAGAAATAACAAATAAGATAAAGAAAAGAACCAAGGATAAACCTGACATTGGTTTCACAAAAGCATTGGACAATGAGCTTCCAAATATCTTCGCGGCTCCCAAAAATCCAAAGACATTACTGTTTCCTGCAAACAGGGCTATTTGCAGCAATAAACTTCCAGAAGATTGCCATTACCGGCCTGAAAGCCTTGTTAAATTATTTCTTCTCCCAGATGTTTTGGTAATGTCTATTGCTCTTGAAATTTTTCTTCTCAATGATCTGTACTTTTTGAGAGGCAATGATCTATTATTTGTAATAACTGTTGGACCTCTTTTTTTGTAGTGTCTTGCTAAGAGAAGAAAATCACTTGGTAAGTTTTGCAAAATTAGATTTAAGTAAAGAAATTTGGTTGTTAATTTTATCAGTCCCATATAATGAAGAAGTCCTGAAGCAATCTTGAAACTAGGAGACCATTATTTTGCAAAAGTGTGCGCAGCCTCATTTGTTTTTGTTGTTTGCTGGGGGTGGGGCGGTGGGGGTTGTCAAATTCTGTATCCAAGCAAGTTGATACTTGACACTGCACTGTGACTGCATATGAACAAACAAAACCTTGCTGTTTATTCTACTTACATTACATGTTACTGCTTACATGTTACTCTCTCCATCCTTACAAGGTATCATTTGACTTGGTGTGATCTTCAATGGCATATGATGACCGTTAATTTCTCTTATAATGTAGTATAATTTAAAGGGGTAGACTCAGTGCTGGAGGCTTCCACATGTGTGGGATTTGGAAAAAGATTAAGCCGAGGCAAGCCTTTCCTCCGCAAATGTGGAGAGACTTATGGCAACAAATGTTTGATCACTAGGAAGTATTTCTGAATACAAATATGATGTAACCACTTCTGTAGCACAAACTTTTTATACGATGAGACTAATCTTTGTCCAAAGATAataatgtttgaattttgaaatctgTGCATGCCTTGTATTTTGGTGAAGTAGGTATCAACCTGGTGAACTCTTACTTTTTTGAACCAATGTACTCCCTCCATTTGCAAGTCGTTCTACCTTACATAGCTTTTACCATGTCTGTAGATACAATGTATATCTAGGTCTAGGTGCATAACAAAAGTTTATTTTTCAAGATTTCGTTCAGGGTGGTGTTGCTCATTGCCCGCCAATTCACTCCTGGGCATTAGGTGGTGTTGCTAGTAGTTGAGTGTTATCAGGGTGGCCGGTTTGGTTGGTTGTTAGTGTGGTTTGGTGGCCCTTAGCACGTCTTTTAAGTGCTCATGGCCTAACCATCCTTGTATTTTGGGCTGACCTTGTGGTCTCCCCTTTTTCTTTCTTCTTAATGCAATGACTCGCGGCTCTCCTGCGATGTTTTAAAAAAAGATTTTTCATTCACCTGTTACAGTTCAACCGTGCGAGTGCTGTCACTTGTACAAAATCTTCTATTGCCAACTTCTGCATTGCATTATTTTCCTAATTAATATTGTTTCCTTGTAGATGCTCCAGTGGATAATAATGATGACTTTATCCCATCTGAACCTTGGGAAGATGACAACTTTTGCAATGACCACATTGATGAAGGACATGTGTGTAGTGATGTAGAAGAGCCAGTAAATCTTATCAATAAACCGAGACAGGTGTGTTCCTTGTTAATTTTGTTTCCTTTTATTATATTCGTTTTCCCTTGGGAACT
This genomic window contains:
- the LOC100278159 gene encoding condensin complex subunit 2, translated to MPPAEDAPPQTPPPARWTAAGSRVLLQSPPPAFPLGSNDDQQERARARAAARAASVRRRSLAASIAPSKDPRHDLLNREQVMDLFHNCIKLASENKINQKNTWELGLIDHLSEIIQAGVDEDEETNFQKASCTLEAGVKIYSLRVDSVHSEAYKVLGGINRAGRGEEADLEEGSNVEPAQDEAINKKDADRRISPASTLESSFEALNVKKFDVAFTVDPLYHQTTAQFDEGGAKGLLLYNLGVYGSCRVLFDSFEAPDKCILSDMQTEQAETIDLSFAKEQIEEMVTQMRLCNDISPTLRDIVAQFDEENQRPSHRLSPGQMPVMEDQMDDGNEADDNDSMLPDSGTWDFGDCHDHEDTYDQNCNPMDSISTNFQEEFNEYTVEIPQGTIVNDRVDKIASLVLLGMASSKANAWAGPEHWKYRKAKDLEAAPTSSGDSEITNKIKKRTKDKPDIGFTKALDNELPNIFAAPKNPKTLLFPANRAICSNKLPEDCHYRPESLVKLFLLPDVLCLAKRRKSLDAPVDNNDDFIPSEPWEDDNFCNDHIDEGHVCSDVEEPVNLINKPRQVNKIDIQYDKVSKQVDVHALKEVLWNHIHASAETGQEREEPGPPLRLSQVLHDLPSSSPDAVATDISPHLYFICLLHLANEHNLKLCDRPMLDEIDIYMPPTSPLVK
- the LOC100278159 gene encoding condensin complex subunit 2 isoform X1 is translated as MPPAEDAPPQTPPPARWTAAGSRVLLQSPPPAFPLGSNDDQQERARARAAARAASVRRRSLAASIAPSKDPRHDLLNREQVMDLFHNCIKLASENKINQKNTWELGLIDHLSEIIQAGVDEDEETNFQKASCTLEAGVKIYSLRVDSVHSEAYKVLGGINRAGRGEEADLEEGSNVEPAQDEAINKKDADRRISPASTLESSFEALNVKKFDVAFTVDPLYHQTTAQFDEGGAKGLLLYNLGVYGSCRVLFDSFEAPDKCILSDMQTEQAETIDLSFAKGLYSWTEQIEEMVTQMRLCNDISPTLRDIVAQFDEENQRPSHRLSPGQMPVMEDQMDDGNEADDNDSMLPDSGTWDFGDCHDHEDTYDQNCNPMDSISTNFQEEFNEYTVEIPQGTIVNDRVDKIASLVLLGMASSKANAWAGPEHWKYRKAKDLEAAPTSSGDSEITNKIKKRTKDKPDIGFTKALDNELPNIFAAPKNPKTLLFPANRAICSNKLPEDCHYRPESLVKLFLLPDVLCLAKRRKSLDAPVDNNDDFIPSEPWEDDNFCNDHIDEGHVCSDVEEPVNLINKPRQVNKIDIQYDKVSKQVDVHALKEVLWNHIHASAETGQEREEPGPPLRLSQVLHDLPSSSPDAVATDISPHLYFICLLHLANEHNLKLCDRPMLDEIDIYMPPTSPLVK